Proteins co-encoded in one Geitlerinema sp. PCC 9228 genomic window:
- a CDS encoding zf-TFIIB domain-containing protein translates to MTDRTYENHLETTGDRRYTSNSQLHCPKHRDFLLEKSAIADNLPTYACPHCHGHWVSSDDYERWQQEKGWKSPSPDTVVENMDLEFESPSHDKKAGLCPDCQRYLSRAKIPIKKPFFVERCPSCNGIWLDAGEWNALTQLGLVSGLEKIFSSEWQTNLREKQQAEKERDATIKKLGPELAEKLFEIADLLENHPEGEFGVAYLMRRFDKQHQQ, encoded by the coding sequence ATGACTGACCGCACGTACGAAAACCACCTAGAAACCACCGGCGATCGCCGCTACACCAGCAATTCCCAACTCCATTGTCCCAAACATCGGGATTTTCTGCTGGAAAAAAGTGCGATCGCTGACAATTTGCCCACCTACGCCTGCCCTCACTGTCACGGACATTGGGTCAGCAGTGACGATTACGAACGCTGGCAGCAAGAAAAGGGGTGGAAATCTCCATCGCCAGATACCGTAGTAGAAAATATGGATTTAGAATTTGAAAGTCCCAGCCACGATAAAAAAGCGGGATTGTGCCCCGACTGCCAACGCTATCTATCCCGCGCCAAAATCCCCATCAAAAAGCCCTTTTTTGTAGAACGTTGCCCCTCATGCAACGGCATTTGGTTGGATGCTGGCGAGTGGAATGCACTGACCCAACTTGGCTTGGTATCAGGATTGGAAAAAATCTTCTCCAGCGAATGGCAAACCAACTTGCGCGAAAAACAGCAAGCCGAAAAAGAACGGGATGCCACCATAAAAAAACTGGGTCCCGAACTGGCCGAAAAACTATTTGAAATTGCCGATTTGCTGGAAAACCATCCCGAAGGTGAATTTGGCGTTGCCTATTTGATGCGTCGGTTTGACAAACAACACCAGCAGTAA
- the patD gene encoding heterocyst frequency control protein PatD produces the protein MYPHQAIASFMLPATHRPYYEQLKANLEQLLQDIEATAESTSASIPLAPQVQQVQQYFQQQIMTLPTEEVDAAAVSRVQSVQTELHRYLRLLGTEVNFLAVSRNPSTTEKTLANLRDRVQKLIAGCDTLLGTDTNNQPS, from the coding sequence TTGTATCCCCATCAAGCGATCGCGTCTTTTATGCTACCAGCGACCCACCGTCCTTACTACGAACAGCTCAAAGCCAACTTGGAACAACTGCTGCAAGATATTGAAGCCACTGCCGAGTCAACTTCCGCATCGATCCCCCTAGCGCCTCAAGTGCAGCAAGTGCAACAATACTTTCAACAGCAGATCATGACTTTGCCCACAGAAGAAGTGGACGCGGCGGCGGTCTCGCGGGTGCAATCGGTGCAGACGGAGCTACATCGCTATTTGCGGCTGCTGGGAACGGAAGTCAATTTTTTAGCAGTTTCCCGCAACCCTAGCACAACCGAGAAGACCTTGGCAAACTTGCGCGATCGCGTGCAAAAACTCATCGCTGGATGCGATACTCTCTTGGGAACCGACACCAACAACCAACCATCATGA